From Scleropages formosus chromosome 1, fSclFor1.1, whole genome shotgun sequence, a single genomic window includes:
- the ccn2a gene encoding CCN family member 2a, translating to MSAGMSNLKWTSLLCFTLFCWASAQECRGQCSCPDEPPRCAPGVSLVLDTCGCCRVCAKQLGELCTNKDVCDPHKGLFCDFGSPINRRIGVCTAKEGATCVFGGTVYKSGESFQSSCKYQCTCLDGAVGCVPLCSVDVRLPSPDCPMPRRVKVPGKCCEEWVCDPPQHQTFVGSALAAYREEETYGPDPSLMRENCLVQTTEWSACSKTCGLGISTRVTNDNRECRLEKQSRLCMVRPCESHLEKNIKKGKKCIRTPRVSKPMKFELSGCTTTKSYWPKFCGVCTDGRCCTPHRTTTLPVEFKCLDGQVMKKQMMFIKTCACHRNCPGENDIFESMYYKKMMGDMA from the exons ATGTCTGCAGGAATGAGTAACCTAAAATGGACTTCTCTCCTCTGCTTCACACTCTTCTGTTGG GCTAGTGCCCAGGAATGTCGTGGACAGTGCAGCTGCCCCGACGAGCCCCCTCGGTGCGCCCCCGGCGTAAGCCTGGTGCTGGACACCTGCGGCTGCTGCAGGGTGTGTGCAAAGCAGCTGGGCGAGCTCTGCACCAACAAGGACGTCTGTGACCCTCACAAGGGACTCTTCTGCGACTTTGGTTCACCCATCAACCGCCGCATCGGTGTATGTACAG CCAAAGAGGGTGCAACTTGCGTGTTTGGCGGAACAGTGTACAAGAGTGGAGAGTCCTTCCAGAGCAGCTGCAAGTATCAATGCACCTGCCTGGATGGCGCCGTGGGCTGTGTACCTCTCTGCAGCGTTGATGTCCGTCTACCCAGTCCTGATTGCCCCATGCCCCGCCGTGTCAAGGTCCCGGGCAAGTGCTGCGAGGAATGGGTGTGTGACCCACCCCAACACCAGACCTTTGTTGGCTCCGCCCTGGCTG CTTACAGGGAGGAGGAAACCTATGGACCTGACCCCTCTCTGATGCGAGAGAACTGCCTGGTTCAGACCACCGAGTGGAGCGCCTGCTCCAAGACCTGTGGCCTTGGCATCTCCACCAGGGTCACCAATGACAACCGCGAGTGCCGGCTGGAGAAGCAATCGCGCCTGTGCATGGTCAGGCCTTGTGAGTCCCACCTAGAGAAGAACATCAAG AAAGGCAAGAAGTGCATTCGCACACCAAGGGTCTCTAAACCCATGAAGTTCGAGCTCTCTGGCTGCACCACCACCAAGTCTTACTGGCCCAAGTTCTGCGGCGTGTGCACCGATGGGCGCTGCTGCACTCCCCACAGGACCACCACCCTGCCTGTTGAGTTCAAGTGCCTCGACGGCCAGGTCATGAAGAAGCAGATGATGTTTATCAAGACGTGCGCGTGCCACCGCAACTGTCCCGGCGAGAACGACATCTTCGAGTCAATGTACTACAAGAAGATGATGGGAGACATGGCGTAA